AGTGAAACATTATTGTCCATGTGGTATTCATTTAGATGCTGTAACATTGTGGCACAAAACAAGGCCAAGAGGAATAAAGGatcttctgttttcactttatGATATCAAGATGAAAAACCTATCTGGTCTTTTACTATGTAAACAGTTTTGTCATAGTCACAGTGTGTCATTTAATGTGCGTGAGTTCAAATATCATTAGTATGACTTTCACTGTTCCCTGCGTAGATGGAAAACTACTAAATAAGGAGTTCCTGGTGTGCCGACAAGCTGAGGGAGGAGCAACAGTCTGTATATCATCCAGGCTGTGGACCTTAACTCCAAATCACTGTGTGGCACTCAAAGTGATCAGTCATGGGGCTGCTGCTGCCaatccttctttcctttcttgcCGCTTTGATTGGAGGGCTGTACTTGCTCGGGGTGTTTCGACAGCGTCGACCAGGAGAGCCCCCTTTGGATAAGGGGCTCATCCCTTGGCTGGGTCATGTCTTAGAGTTTCGCAGGAACACGCTGAAGTTCCTCCAAAGGATGAAGCAAAAGCATGGTGATGTGTTCACAATTCAGCTGGGAGGATTTTATGTTACATTCCTTCAGGACCCCCTATCGTTTGGGGCATTGGTTAAGGAGAGTCGAGACAAACTGGACTTTAACAAGTTTGCAGAACATCTGGTGCGCAGGGTGTTTGGTTACAGCGCCATCGAGAACGACCACCACATTCTCAATGTGTCCAGCAACCGGCATCTGAAAGGAGAGGGCCTTGAGGTAATGACACAAGCCATGATGAGCAATTTACAGAACCTGATGTTGCACAATATGGGATCAGACCAAAGGGCATGGAGAGAAGATTCACTGTTTGCATACAGTTACAATATTGTTTTTAGGGCAGGTTACTTGTCCCTGTATGGCAATGAGGCACAGGAGTCAAACTTAGGTGAGGAGAAAGCCAAAGAGCAAGACAGAGCTGAATCAGAAGCTTTATTTTACGAATTTCGCAAATATGACCAACTCTTCCCCAATCTGGCTTATGGGGTCCTCACACcaagaaaaaagagggaggcGGACAGGCTCTTGGCATACTTCTGGAACACTTTGTCAGTGGAGAAGATGAGGACCAAGGACAATATCAGTCGCTGGGTGTGGGACATGCAGCAGGCCAAAACTGAGGCAGGTATGAATGACTCGATGATAAACAGGTACATGTTTGTGCTTCTTTGGGCCTCTCAGGGCAACACAGGGCCCTCTGCCTTCTGGCTGCTCTTATTCCTCATGAAACACCCAGAGGCCATGACAGCAGTGAAGGAAGAGGTAGATAGGGTTGTGAAGGAATCTGGGCAGGAAGTCCGACGTGGTGGCCCAATAGTCGATCTGACCCGTGAAATGCTATTGAAGACACCGATCCTGGACAGCGCTGTAGAAGAGACCCTCCGACTCACCGCCGCACCCCTCCTCACCAGAGCCGTGCTCCAGGACATGACCCTCAAGATGGCTGATGGGCGAGAATACTTCATTCGCCAGGGCGACAGAATGGCAGTCTTTCCTTACATTGCTGTTCACATCGACCCGGAGATCCACCCTGACCCCCATTCATTCAAGTATGACCGCTTTCTGAACCCAGACGGGACCAAGAAAACAGAATTTTACAAAGCAGGGAAGAGGGTGAAATATTACACCATGCCCTGGGGCGCTGGAGTCTCCATGTGCCCTGGACGTTTCTTTGCCACCAATGAGCTGAAGCAGTTTGTATTCCTCATGCTGCTCTATTTTGACTTTGAGCTGAAGAACCCTGATGAAAAGATACCTGAAATTGACTTCAGGCGATGGGGCTTTGGATCGATGCAGCCCGACAGAGATGTACAGTTTCGCTACAGACTCAGATATTAAACGGATCAATGATCTTTATCTTTCTGATCAGACTTTGTAATTTGATCTTCTCTGCAAGCTTTTATTTGACAATTGTGTTTCTGGGACCATGTGATTCCACAATGAAGCATTATTTTACACTTGGAGAGTAGCTGAATGGACATGTTACAACATCATTGGATGTCTATAAGATGAAATAGAGACAGCAACAGTGGTGTGTAAGAAAGCTGCAACAAAGGCTTGGGAAGAAATATCatgagaagagaggaaaaagtgGTTGTGAATCCAGTACTAATGATGATGTGCTTGATGCAATTTGCCCTATATTTCATATTGAATTATTTCTGTAAATTTACTGATttgattaaattatatttaactaagaatgaaagaaaagattCCAGTGCTTTGTTAACATTGTTTCATCTTTTTCTGTTAGATTGTCATCATGATGCTAAGGATCCTTATTTAACGATTAAAAAGAAGACATCTCTATGTAACCTTAAATATCCGAGAGGGCAGGTGTCATCTCTCATACCTGTCTCGTGTATGTTTAATACACCCTTTTTTAACAAGATCGCAATCTATGTTTACCACCTGCAAATAAACTGGAATGTCACTGAACTGGTTTCAAGATAAACGCCTGGTTTCATCTGAAGTCATGTTTCCAGAAACTGTGCCTGTAATGCCAATGACCTATAATTAAAAGAGAACATTATGATGCCAGGGCTTATTGATTTAATCGGGATTCGAGCGGAAACAAAGTACATTTGAAAGTGAACTTGATAACCTGACCTTATAACCTTCTGGCATACTGTTGTCCAtgaactttattgttttataatgtAATGACTGAACTTGACATGACTGTATTCCAACCTACAGATTATAGAACAGCTACAATAAATGATCAATTGCTACATTGAAACAATATAACCAGTTGTTGCCTGTTATTTAGTATCATTCTTCTGAACCCACTTTGCAGTTTTATAAAAGACTAGGCGGTCTAATTAAACTCTAATTATACTATatattgcatttaaatgtagttGTATTGTGTCAATGTGTGGCTGTACATATCACATTTTCCAAAACAGTTTCTGCATTTTGTACCAAGATAgatttttaaaccttttttctcATCCCCCTGATCAAAAAAAGCTCTGCTCATCATCTGTTCTGTGGGTTTTATACCATCTATTTCTACAAGATTGTGGTGGAGGAGTTAGGTTTTTGTACCTTTGTTGTTGGAGTGTTAACCACAACAGCTTTTTCTAAGGGGTTTTGAAACATTCacttgtgcacacacatgccAGGCATACTGTTGCCAATGACTGCCATATGTCAATGTTTAAACAGATccctgagagaagagaaacaagagggcagacagaaaacagaatgaaataaaactgacaataatcagccaaaaaaaagtggtttccagttataacttaaaaacattattgttgCAATAAGATGATGAACATAAGGATAATATGtctcactttcacttttacttatGACACAGTGCTGTTGTAATGTCTTAAAAAGATTGCACTATATGTTCCTCTGCTGCTTGATGACAAGTCcagtaaatgttttaacatttcttcCACAACCCATTTTCCACagaatctgacattttgaagAAGGAAGATTGTTTTCCCTCACTATGTTTGCTGGAACAGCTGGtctgttaaaaacacacacatttggaaATGACGAAAGCCACATTCTGTGCGTCTAGCATCTCCAGTCTTCTGATGTGACATGGTGGAAATGTCGGGAAAAACATCcaaatggtttgttttttcctaTTTAGCAGCTGTCCAATGTTAGAAGCAATGCCAACAACACAATTCAGAGGTGTTTCTTCAAGTCTTAAAACTTAcagtaagaaaaacaaaaaagcctgTTACAATCGTGCAATAATTATTACCTAGAGACTGTTTTGGAGaggtgttttttgttattttatgagGACTATTTTTGTGGATAAGTATCAGATTGCAttatctaaaacatttttttatgcaTGTCATTTAACGGTCAGTTTCACAGTTATTCCTTATTCCAGGACAAGCAAACAAATATAGGCATGAAGCATTCACAAAGCTTAGACAGAAACTATGCAGACCAGTAGTGGAGAAAGTGCTGGAGGGCAATGAACACACAATGATTAATAGAAACCAACAGATCAGATAAACATGTTGACTAATGCTGCTTCCAGACAACTTTGAAGGTGGGAATTTTCTAGTCAAAATGATGTGTCTTTGGCAAGTGTACACACAGTTGACGCTCTCAGCCGTGCCGGCTCTGTGCAGAAATGAGCCGGAACATTTAATTCCCTAGCATTATACAAATACTGCAGTCTCAAGATACACCCTAACAACTTCACATGGGTGCTGCCACTGTTGTGTGGCATCAGACAACATAATATGAGGGTGAATCCTGTTTCAGACTGGTTCCTTGTCTTTTTTAATTGCATGATTTAGTAGGTGTTGGGAAACATTGGttttggctaaaaaaaaaaaaaaaaaaagataacctATTGGTGTTTGACAGTCGAAATTCATTTACTTTAAGAATAAATTACAGTTAGATGATAAAtgagaaaaatgagaaaaatagattttttatcGCTTTTTTTGGCAGAAAGATTCTTGCAAAACCAGCCCCAACCCACAaagaaatatgaacaaaaataatatatatgaaCAGGAAATGCCAAAAACTTGGATAATAATCAAAAATGGCGAGAAATACCTCTTCAGGGCATAATCCAAAAATGCGGGGTTCCAGGATGAGGTTTCAAATTGGTGAATTAT
The sequence above is drawn from the Sparus aurata chromosome 21, fSpaAur1.1, whole genome shotgun sequence genome and encodes:
- the LOC115571898 gene encoding 5-beta-cholestane-3-alpha,7-alpha-diol 12-alpha-hydroxylase, which encodes MGLLLPILLSFLAALIGGLYLLGVFRQRRPGEPPLDKGLIPWLGHVLEFRRNTLKFLQRMKQKHGDVFTIQLGGFYVTFLQDPLSFGALVKESRDKLDFNKFAEHLVRRVFGYSAIENDHHILNVSSNRHLKGEGLEVMTQAMMSNLQNLMLHNMGSDQRAWREDSLFAYSYNIVFRAGYLSLYGNEAQESNLGEEKAKEQDRAESEALFYEFRKYDQLFPNLAYGVLTPRKKREADRLLAYFWNTLSVEKMRTKDNISRWVWDMQQAKTEAGMNDSMINRYMFVLLWASQGNTGPSAFWLLLFLMKHPEAMTAVKEEVDRVVKESGQEVRRGGPIVDLTREMLLKTPILDSAVEETLRLTAAPLLTRAVLQDMTLKMADGREYFIRQGDRMAVFPYIAVHIDPEIHPDPHSFKYDRFLNPDGTKKTEFYKAGKRVKYYTMPWGAGVSMCPGRFFATNELKQFVFLMLLYFDFELKNPDEKIPEIDFRRWGFGSMQPDRDVQFRYRLRY